A single genomic interval of Spirosoma taeanense harbors:
- a CDS encoding arsenate reductase ArsC, whose product MKQILVLCTGNSTRSQMAHGYLHHFAGNRAHILSAGVETHGLNPKAVQVMAEDGIDISHHTSNLVDEYAHLPIDYVITVCDNAREHCPVWIGQAHVTHQNFTDPSRAVGSAEEVMDTYRAVRDQIKQFCREFIQQHVPL is encoded by the coding sequence ATGAAACAGATTTTAGTACTCTGCACGGGTAACTCGACCCGTTCGCAGATGGCACACGGTTATCTGCACCACTTCGCGGGCAATCGTGCTCATATTCTGAGTGCGGGCGTAGAAACCCATGGTCTGAATCCGAAGGCCGTTCAGGTGATGGCTGAGGATGGAATCGACATCAGCCATCATACGTCCAACTTAGTTGACGAATACGCCCATCTGCCCATTGATTACGTAATTACCGTCTGCGATAATGCGCGTGAACACTGTCCAGTCTGGATTGGTCAGGCCCACGTGACTCACCAAAACTTTACGGACCCTTCGCGGGCTGTGGGTTCGGCCGAAGAAGTGATGGATACCTACCGGGCGGTTCGTGACCAGATCAAACAGTTCTGCCGGGAGTTTATTCAGCAGCACGTACCTCTATAA
- a CDS encoding response regulator transcription factor, whose protein sequence is MKHINEVISRPSQITHLTGASNYTWVHFRDGATVLLSKPLSYFEEYLPDFVRVHKVAMVNPHYIQQIQSPPRAKTPGSVTLQNGVVLPVSRRRWPDVTDALDRLTRLENSEFTQLANNQRGVGESLRGRVEQETGVPSQLITPPSRQVYAVIKDDVKSLLLQQILQEKWPQCTVRFFANGSSLIDHIALREPPALVLLDIRTVGWNGLNALEELKRDKRLRAIPTVVFISNQSGNDVEVCYATGANSVISQTGSHEEFKNAVERICQYWLNFAALPIARSLRA, encoded by the coding sequence ATGAAGCATATCAACGAGGTTATCAGCCGACCCAGCCAGATTACTCATTTGACCGGGGCCAGTAATTATACCTGGGTGCATTTCCGGGATGGAGCTACGGTGCTGCTGTCAAAACCGTTATCATACTTCGAAGAGTATCTGCCCGATTTCGTCCGGGTTCATAAAGTGGCTATGGTTAATCCGCACTATATCCAGCAGATACAGAGTCCACCCCGGGCCAAAACGCCGGGTTCGGTAACCCTGCAGAACGGCGTGGTGCTACCGGTAAGCCGCCGGCGGTGGCCCGACGTAACGGATGCTTTGGATCGGCTCACCCGGCTGGAAAATTCTGAATTTACGCAACTGGCGAATAATCAGCGGGGGGTAGGCGAATCCTTACGCGGCCGGGTCGAGCAGGAAACCGGCGTGCCGAGTCAGTTGATCACTCCACCCAGCCGCCAGGTCTATGCTGTAATCAAAGACGACGTAAAGAGCCTGTTGCTGCAGCAGATACTGCAAGAAAAATGGCCGCAATGCACCGTTCGCTTTTTCGCCAACGGGTCTTCCCTGATTGACCACATCGCCCTGCGTGAACCGCCCGCTCTGGTGCTGTTAGACATACGGACCGTGGGCTGGAATGGTCTGAATGCGCTGGAAGAGCTGAAGCGAGACAAGCGGCTGCGGGCGATCCCGACGGTAGTATTTATCAGCAATCAATCGGGCAACGACGTAGAGGTATGCTACGCAACGGGAGCCAACTCGGTTATTTCGCAGACGGGTAGCCACGAAGAGTTTAAGAACGCCGTTGAACGGATCTGCCAGTACTGGCTGAACTTTGCCGCTCTGCCCATCGCGCGTTCGCTGCGTGCCTGA
- a CDS encoding response regulator: MNNRHNRSVSKQNFQHASLLVVEDSDDHWHLISMALMQALPEVKTVRAATADEASTYLHNCLLDGNELPKLILMDLYIPDREDAWHLLQEIKQPDSSFKQVPVVILSYSDDLEDITESYFYGSTSYVTKPINIQGWQEYFQMLRTYWWETVTLPSDRFMM; encoded by the coding sequence ATGAATAATCGCCATAACCGCTCCGTCAGCAAGCAAAATTTTCAACATGCCAGTTTGCTGGTCGTTGAAGATAGTGACGACCACTGGCATTTGATAAGCATGGCGCTTATGCAGGCTTTACCCGAGGTGAAAACAGTTCGGGCCGCAACGGCTGATGAAGCCTCGACGTACCTGCACAACTGCCTGCTGGACGGGAACGAGCTTCCGAAGCTGATTCTGATGGATTTGTACATACCAGACCGGGAGGATGCCTGGCATCTCTTGCAGGAAATCAAACAGCCAGATTCGTCATTTAAACAAGTGCCGGTCGTTATCCTGAGCTACTCAGACGACCTTGAGGACATAACTGAGTCGTATTTTTACGGCAGCACCTCCTACGTCACTAAACCTATTAACATACAGGGCTGGCAGGAGTATTTTCAGATGTTACGCACCTACTGGTGGGAAACTGTAACGCTACCCAGCGACCGTTTTATGATGTAA